In Pseudoliparis swirei isolate HS2019 ecotype Mariana Trench chromosome 11, NWPU_hadal_v1, whole genome shotgun sequence, a genomic segment contains:
- the LOC130201909 gene encoding synaptosomal-associated protein 23-like isoform X3, which yields MEEMTVEQITNKANQVTDESLESTRRMLQMAEESRETGTKTLVMLDQQGEQLRRVDEGMDQINQDMRQAEKNLTDLSKCCGMCVCPCDRVSSIEHDSKYKRTWGIRENGDAGSTGSKVVSRQPSGVRNGQAGQAGQVNASAPSGQYIKRITNDAREDEMEENLDAVGGLISNLKSMAQDMGNEIDEQSKHIDSIADKAEMNKVRIDDANLRANKLLK from the exons ATGGAGGAAATGACTGTGGAACAGATCACCAACAAGGCCAACCAAGTGACTGATGAG tcACTGGAAAGCACGCGGAGGATGCTGCAGATGGCAGAGGAG agCAGAGAGACTGGCACCAAGACACTGGTGATGTTGGACCAGCAAGGAG agcagCTGAGGCGTGTGGATGAGGGCATGGACCAGATCAaccaggacatgagacaagCCGAGAAGAACCTGACTGACCTCTCCAAGTGCTGTGGCATGTGTGTCTGCCCCTGTGACAg GGTGTCGTCGATAGAGCACGACTCGAAATACAAGCGCACCTGGGGAATCCGAGAGAACGGGGACGCCGGCTCCACCGGCTCCAAGGTGGTCTCGCGGCAGCCGTCGGGGGTCCGCAACGGCCAGGCCGGCCAGGCCGGCCAGGTGAACGCCTCGGCGCCCTCGGGCCAGTACATCAAGAG GATCACCAACGACGCCCGCGAGGACGAGATGGAGGAGAACCTGGACGCCGTGGGCGGCCTCATCAGCAACCTGAAGTCCATGGCGCAGGACATGGGCAACGAGATCGACGAGCAGAGCAAGCACATCGACAGCATCGCCGacaag
- the LOC130201909 gene encoding synaptosomal-associated protein 23-like isoform X1, whose product MPQNIELGAKRGASKQHGSNMEEMTVEQITNKANQVTDESLESTRRMLQMAEESRETGTKTLVMLDQQGEQLRRVDEGMDQINQDMRQAEKNLTDLSKCCGMCVCPCDRVSSIEHDSKYKRTWGIRENGDAGSTGSKVVSRQPSGVRNGQAGQAGQVNASAPSGQYIKRITNDAREDEMEENLDAVGGLISNLKSMAQDMGNEIDEQSKHIDSIADKAEMNKVRIDDANLRANKLLK is encoded by the exons GCCGCAGAATATCGAGCTCGGTGCAAAGAGGGGAGCCTCCAAACAGCACGGCAGCAACATGGAGGAAATGACTGTGGAACAGATCACCAACAAGGCCAACCAAGTGACTGATGAG tcACTGGAAAGCACGCGGAGGATGCTGCAGATGGCAGAGGAG agCAGAGAGACTGGCACCAAGACACTGGTGATGTTGGACCAGCAAGGAG agcagCTGAGGCGTGTGGATGAGGGCATGGACCAGATCAaccaggacatgagacaagCCGAGAAGAACCTGACTGACCTCTCCAAGTGCTGTGGCATGTGTGTCTGCCCCTGTGACAg GGTGTCGTCGATAGAGCACGACTCGAAATACAAGCGCACCTGGGGAATCCGAGAGAACGGGGACGCCGGCTCCACCGGCTCCAAGGTGGTCTCGCGGCAGCCGTCGGGGGTCCGCAACGGCCAGGCCGGCCAGGCCGGCCAGGTGAACGCCTCGGCGCCCTCGGGCCAGTACATCAAGAG GATCACCAACGACGCCCGCGAGGACGAGATGGAGGAGAACCTGGACGCCGTGGGCGGCCTCATCAGCAACCTGAAGTCCATGGCGCAGGACATGGGCAACGAGATCGACGAGCAGAGCAAGCACATCGACAGCATCGCCGacaag